The following proteins come from a genomic window of Anabaena sphaerica FACHB-251:
- the ndhK gene encoding photosynthetic/respiratory NAD(P)H-quinone oxidoreductase subunit K, with protein MVLNSNITTQDKERIINPIERPTVTQELSENVILTTVDDLYNWARLSSLWPLLFGTACCFIEFAALIGSRFDFDRFGLIPRSSPRQADLIITAGTITMKMAPQLVRLYEQMPEPKYVIAMGACTITGGMFSVDSPSAVRGVDKLIPVDVYLPGCPPRPEAIIDAIIKLRKKIANDSMQERGQIKQTHRYYSTTHNMKPVPEILTGKYLQSETRFNPPKELTEAIGMPVPPALLTSKTKEEEKRG; from the coding sequence ATGGTCTTGAATTCTAATATAACCACCCAGGACAAAGAGCGAATTATTAACCCCATTGAACGTCCTACAGTTACTCAAGAACTGTCAGAAAATGTCATCTTGACTACCGTTGACGACCTTTACAACTGGGCGCGGCTTTCTAGTTTGTGGCCTTTGCTGTTTGGTACAGCTTGCTGCTTTATTGAATTTGCGGCTTTAATTGGTTCTCGTTTTGACTTTGACCGTTTTGGACTAATTCCTCGTTCTAGTCCCCGTCAAGCTGATCTAATTATCACTGCTGGGACAATTACCATGAAGATGGCTCCTCAATTGGTGCGCCTTTATGAACAAATGCCCGAACCCAAGTATGTAATTGCTATGGGTGCTTGTACAATTACAGGCGGGATGTTCAGCGTTGACTCTCCTAGTGCTGTGCGCGGAGTTGATAAGCTGATTCCGGTGGATGTTTATTTACCTGGTTGTCCTCCCCGTCCAGAAGCGATTATTGATGCAATTATTAAGTTGCGGAAGAAAATTGCTAATGATTCGATGCAAGAACGGGGTCAAATCAAGCAAACCCATCGCTACTACAGTACAACTCACAATATGAAGCCAGTTCCGGAAATTTTAACTGGTAAGTATTTACAATCAGAGACTCGCTTCAATCCTCCGAAGGAATTAACAGAAGCAATTGGTATGCCTGTACCGCCGGCATTGCTGACATCCAAAACAAAGGAGGAAGAAAAGCGTGGCTGA
- the ndhC gene encoding photosynthetic/respiratory NAD(P)H-quinone oxidoreductase subunit C, producing the protein MFVLNGYEYLLGFFLLCSLVPALALSASKLLRPSSYSPERRTTYESGMEPIGGAWIQFNIRYYMFALVFVVFDVETVFLYPWAVAFHRLGLLAFIEALIFIAILVIALVYAWRKGALEWS; encoded by the coding sequence GTGTTTGTCCTCAACGGTTACGAATACCTTCTAGGCTTCTTCCTCCTCTGTAGCCTAGTACCAGCCCTGGCGCTCTCAGCGTCCAAGCTTCTTAGACCTAGTAGCTACAGCCCCGAACGGCGCACAACTTATGAATCCGGCATGGAACCCATTGGCGGAGCCTGGATTCAATTCAACATTCGCTACTATATGTTCGCTTTAGTCTTTGTCGTTTTTGACGTAGAGACTGTTTTTCTGTACCCTTGGGCGGTAGCTTTCCACCGTTTGGGATTGTTGGCGTTTATTGAAGCCTTGATTTTTATTGCGATTCTTGTAATCGCTTTAGTTTACGCATGGCGTAAAGGAGCATTGGAATGGTCTTGA
- a CDS encoding NAD(P)H-quinone oxidoreductase subunit J, translating into MADEESKLVPAAEESIVPAGQVSQWLTENGFDHESLAPDVNGVEIIKVDADFLLPTATALYAYGFNYLQFQGGIDLGPGQELVSVYHLVKVSDNADKPEEVRVKVFLPRENPTVPSVYWIWKTADWQERESYDMLGIIYEGHPNLKRILMPEDWVGWPLRKDYISPDFYELQDAY; encoded by the coding sequence GTGGCTGATGAAGAATCTAAATTAGTTCCTGCTGCGGAAGAGTCCATAGTTCCAGCGGGTCAGGTTTCCCAGTGGTTAACTGAAAATGGCTTTGATCATGAATCTTTAGCGCCAGACGTTAACGGGGTAGAGATTATTAAGGTAGACGCAGATTTCTTGCTTCCTACTGCTACAGCTTTATACGCCTACGGGTTTAATTATCTCCAGTTTCAGGGAGGTATCGACTTGGGTCCAGGACAGGAATTGGTAAGTGTTTATCACTTGGTAAAGGTGAGTGATAATGCTGATAAGCCGGAAGAAGTGCGGGTGAAGGTGTTCTTACCTAGAGAAAATCCCACTGTGCCTTCAGTTTACTGGATTTGGAAGACTGCGGACTGGCAAGAGCGTGAGTCTTACGATATGCTCGGTATTATCTATGAGGGTCATCCTAATCTGAAGCGGATTTTGATGCCGGAAGATTGGGTAGGTTGGCCTTTGCGTAAGGATTACATCTCGCCTGATTTCTATGAGTTGCAAGATGCTTATTAG